TGAAGTGGATACAGCCAGTTGTATAACATCCTACGGCATCTTTGCCCGCTCCCGATCAGCGGGCTCTCGAGGTCCTTTGTCTATTCCTGTTGCTAACACGCTTTTCTCGCCGCACGCCGCATTCCCGTCAGGGCGTCCACGACCTGTTCCATCCGCATCCCGCGCGAGGCCTTGACCAACACCACATCGCCTTGCCGCACCATCCGCGCCAAAGCGGTCGCGGCCGCCTGCGCATCCGGATGTTCGGTGATCCGGTCGGCCGACATGCCGGCTTGGCGAGCGCCTTCCGCAAGCTCTCTCCCCAACCCGCCGCAAGCCAGCAGATGTCCGATCCCCTGCGCAGCCAGAAACGCTCCCACGTCGCGGTGCATTCGCTTCGTGTCCGCGCCCAGTTCCAGCATGTCGCCCAGAGCCGCGATCGATCGTTTCCCGCGCCCCAATTCCGCCAAGAGCCGGATGGCGGCCTTCATGGAAGCCGGATTGGCGTTGTAACAATCGTTGATGACCTGCACCCCGTGGGAGCTGCTGATCTGTGATCGCATCGCAGCCGGTCGGAATTTCGCCAGCCCCTCGGCGATGGCGGCGCCCGACAAGCCCAAGGCATGCCCCACGGCGGCCGCTGCCAGGGCGTTGCTCACATTGTGCTGCCCCTGCGTTCGGATCCGCACTTCCGTCTGTCGACTTTTCCCCGGCAGAATGAGCCCGAAGAGGGTCCCGCCCTTGTCATCGGTTCGAACATTCGCGGCACGAACGGCAGCCTTAGGAGATGCACCGAAAGCCACCACACGGCATTGAGCCCTGGAGGCCAGATAATCAAAATAATCATCGTCGGCGTTCAACACGACGACCCCGTCCTGCGGAAGGTGATCCAACAGCTCCGCCTTGGCCTGCGCAGACCCTTCCATGCTGCCGAAAAATTCCAAATGATCCGGCCCAATGTTGGTAATCACCCCGACGGTCGGCCTGGCGATCTCACACAATCTGGTCGTCTGCCCTTCCTGATCCACCCCCATTTCAATCACCGCGGCCTGGTGGCGCGGGGCGAGTTGAAACAAGGTCTGGGGCACGCCGATGCGATTGTTCAGGTTACCTTCCGTCTTCAGCGTCTTCCATCGCTGCGCGACCACATGAGCCACCATCTCCTTCGTCGTCGTCTTTCCGTTGCTCCCTGTGATGGCAATGACCGGAATCGGGAAACGGTTGCGATAGTGCGTAGCCAACCGCTGAAAGGCTTCGAGCGTGTCCCGCACCCCAAGCAAGATCGGCGTGTCGCCTCGTTTACGCATCGGCGGCAGGCGATACCCTTCCTGGACGATCGCACACACGGCGCCCTGCGCAAAGACCTTCGGCACGAACGCATGCGCATCCACACGATCTCCTTGAAACGCGATGAACACATCACCTTTTCGCACCAAGCGCGAATCGGTCACCACGCGTCGGATGCGTTGCTTCAAGTCCTGAGAAGTCAGCCCTGACGGCAACTTAACACTCAGCACTTCGCAGATTTCTTCGACGGTAAACAACGCCATAACGCCGCGACTGCCCGATTCCCGCATGTGCCCCCCCGCTGAGGTTCAGGATCGGAGCGTGCCGATCATCTCACGCGCGACTTCCCGATCATCAAAATGATGCTTCGTCGTCCCCACGATCTGATAATCTTCGTGTCCCTTCCCGGCGATCAACACCATGTCGCCCGCCTTCGCCTCACGAATGGCAGCCTCGATCGCCGCCCGCCGGTCGGCGAGCATCTGATAGCGCACGTGACCCCGGTTGGCGAGCGCCTCCTTCACTCCCACTTCGACTTCACGAAGGATCGCGGCCGGATCTTCGGTGCGGGGGTTATCAGAAGTCAGGATCACCACGTCACTATACTGCACCGCCGCACGCCCCATCTTCGGGCGCTTCGTGCGATCCCGATCGCCTCCGCAGCCGAAGACGGTGATGATGCGTCCGGTGCGAAGCGCCTGCGCCGCGGTCAGCAGCCGCACGAGAGCATCTTCCGTGTGGGCATAATCCACGACGACCGTAAAGTCTTGTCCTGCATCCACACGTTCGAACCGTCCGGGCACATTCGACACTGCCCCCACCGCCACACGAACCTGATCAAGCGTCAACCCTTCGTGCAACACCACGCCGATAGCCGCGAGAAGGTTGTAGACATTGTGCTCGCCTACCAACCGACTCTGAATCGTGCACGTCCCCGCCGGGCTGCGCAGAGTAAAGTCTGTCCCCGCCGCCGACAACCGTACGTCCTCCGCACGAAGGTCGGCCTGCGCCCCAAGGCCATAGGTCCAGACAGGAACCGTACAGGCCTCTCGCATCCGACGACTCCAAGGGTCATCGAGATTGAGGATCGCACGCTTGCGTTCCTTGCGCATTCCCGACTGCCCCAAATCCACGAAGAGCTTCCGCTTGGCCTGAAAATAGCGCTCCATGTCGACGTGAAAATCGAGGTGATCCTGCGTCAGATTAGTAAACACCGCGACATCGAACTCGGACCCAGCCGTGCGGTCCAACGCCAACGCATGAGACGACACTTCCATGACGACCGTATCCAACCGCTTCTCGACCATTCGTGCAAATAATTTCTGCAACTCCAACGCGCCGGGGGTGGTATGTGAGGCTGGGATCGACTCTTTTCCCACAAGGTACGCCACCGTCCCGATGAGACCGACCTGCCGCTTGGCCGCCTCCAGCATGGTTTTGACGACGTAGGTCGTCGTAGTTTTGCCGTTCGTTCCGGTCACCCCGATCATCCGGAGGGAGACGGACGGGTCACCATAAAATCGGCTGCCGAT
The sequence above is drawn from the Nitrospira defluvii genome and encodes:
- a CDS encoding UDP-N-acetylmuramoyl-tripeptide--D-alanyl-D-alanine ligase produces the protein MRESGSRGVMALFTVEEICEVLSVKLPSGLTSQDLKQRIRRVVTDSRLVRKGDVFIAFQGDRVDAHAFVPKVFAQGAVCAIVQEGYRLPPMRKRGDTPILLGVRDTLEAFQRLATHYRNRFPIPVIAITGSNGKTTTKEMVAHVVAQRWKTLKTEGNLNNRIGVPQTLFQLAPRHQAAVIEMGVDQEGQTTRLCEIARPTVGVITNIGPDHLEFFGSMEGSAQAKAELLDHLPQDGVVVLNADDDYFDYLASRAQCRVVAFGASPKAAVRAANVRTDDKGGTLFGLILPGKSRQTEVRIRTQGQHNVSNALAAAAVGHALGLSGAAIAEGLAKFRPAAMRSQISSSHGVQVINDCYNANPASMKAAIRLLAELGRGKRSIAALGDMLELGADTKRMHRDVGAFLAAQGIGHLLACGGLGRELAEGARQAGMSADRITEHPDAQAAATALARMVRQGDVVLVKASRGMRMEQVVDALTGMRRAARKAC
- a CDS encoding UDP-N-acetylmuramoyl-L-alanyl-D-glutamate--2,6-diaminopimelate ligase → MTLDDLISPIQGRLGVLERIGNQQVTITGLTDDSRKVEPGSLFVAVPGERVDGHDFVDRVLAAGAAALVVGRAVSAGPTPTIRVQDSRAALGMIGSRFYGDPSVSLRMIGVTGTNGKTTTTYVVKTMLEAAKRQVGLIGTVAYLVGKESIPASHTTPGALELQKLFARMVEKRLDTVVMEVSSHALALDRTAGSEFDVAVFTNLTQDHLDFHVDMERYFQAKRKLFVDLGQSGMRKERKRAILNLDDPWSRRMREACTVPVWTYGLGAQADLRAEDVRLSAAGTDFTLRSPAGTCTIQSRLVGEHNVYNLLAAIGVVLHEGLTLDQVRVAVGAVSNVPGRFERVDAGQDFTVVVDYAHTEDALVRLLTAAQALRTGRIITVFGCGGDRDRTKRPKMGRAAVQYSDVVILTSDNPRTEDPAAILREVEVGVKEALANRGHVRYQMLADRRAAIEAAIREAKAGDMVLIAGKGHEDYQIVGTTKHHFDDREVAREMIGTLRS